A window of Candidatus Woesearchaeota archaeon genomic DNA:
TTGTTCTTGAAAAGAATGCATCTGATTCCCATCATCCTCTGAGAGAGGACATAGTAAGAGTAAGAGAGGTATCTGTCTCATTTGGGCAGCATGTTGTCCTAAATAAGACCAGTTTTGAGATAAAGGAAGGCGAGATTTTCGGAATAATCGGGATGAGCGGCTCTGGAAAGACAACTCTCTTGACAACTATTGTCGGCGCGCTTAAGCCCCAGGAGGGGGATGTGCTGTTCCAGTCCAAGCAGGCGCTTGGCGAGAAAAAGTTCTCGTCTGTTTTTAAAAATCTTTATCTTGTGGGCTCAACATTTGGGTTTGCAGCGCAGATTCCCTCATTTTACCCAGAGCTTACTGTCTGGCAGAACCTTGAGTATTTCGGCGCGCTTTATGATCTTCCAGAAGAGCTGGTTGTTGAGAATGCAAAGAGGGCTCTGAAGCTTGTCGGGCTTTTTGGGCAGGAGCATCTTCAGGCAAAGTTCCTTTCCGGCGGAATGCAGAAGAAGCTTGACATTGCCTGCGCGATAATACATAATCCATCAATTCTCATCCTTGATGAGCCCACAGCAGACCTTGACCCAATTACTAGGGGGGACCTCCTTTCCCTTTTCAAGAAAATAAACAAGGAAGGAAAGACCATAATAATCGCATCTCATTTCCTGATGGAGCTTGAATTCCTCTGCCACAGGATTGGGATACTTCACGAGGGGCATATTGCCGAGGTTGGAACAGTTGAGGAGCTTAGGAGAAGCTTTTCCAACAACAAGGAGATTCACCTCCAGACCGCAAACGGAAAATATGACATAATTGTTGAGAAGCTCAGGAAAACCAAGCTTCTTGAGATAACTCAGATTGTGGACAAGGGGCATAAGCTTGTCATTTACACTCCCGAGGCAGAGGCAGTTCTGCACCATCTCCTTGTTGCAGTCAAGGAATCTTCAGACAGCATTGTCAATGTTGATGTTGCAAGACCGTCGCTTAATGAGGTTTTTGAGAAGATAATAAGGCACAAATAAGGGCAAAATGCACAAAGTTTTAAAGATAATAAAAAAGAACATAAGGCTTCTTGTAAAATCCAAGGGCTCTGCATTGATAGTAATACTGGGTCCGCTCCTTCTCATATTCCTTGCAGGGATTGCATTTGACAATTCCAATGCATACAAGATAAACATAGGCGTTTATTCGCCGGAATCAACGCCCCTTATCGCCTCTTTTGTGGATAAATTAAAGGGTGCGCAGTTCCAGACAATTGAGTTTGAGTCAGAGTCAAGCTGCATAGAGAGCATAAAACAAGGGAGGGCGCACACATGCGTTGTCTTTCCCGCTGGAATGGATTTTTCCGGGAACAAAACTAACAGCGTTCTCTTCTATGTTGATTATTCCAAGGTGAATCTCGTCTGGATGGTAAGAGACACCCTCTTTTCAAAGATTTCAGAGAGGACAACAGAGATTACAACCGGGCTTGCGGATGTTCTTCTCAC
This region includes:
- a CDS encoding ABC transporter ATP-binding protein, translated to MESEKRDNPDKEDFVLEKNASDSHHPLREDIVRVREVSVSFGQHVVLNKTSFEIKEGEIFGIIGMSGSGKTTLLTTIVGALKPQEGDVLFQSKQALGEKKFSSVFKNLYLVGSTFGFAAQIPSFYPELTVWQNLEYFGALYDLPEELVVENAKRALKLVGLFGQEHLQAKFLSGGMQKKLDIACAIIHNPSILILDEPTADLDPITRGDLLSLFKKINKEGKTIIIASHFLMELEFLCHRIGILHEGHIAEVGTVEELRRSFSNNKEIHLQTANGKYDIIVEKLRKTKLLEITQIVDKGHKLVIYTPEAEAVLHHLLVAVKESSDSIVNVDVARPSLNEVFEKIIRHK